One window of the Thamnophis elegans isolate rThaEle1 chromosome 6, rThaEle1.pri, whole genome shotgun sequence genome contains the following:
- the LOC116510741 gene encoding protocadherin Fat 4-like: MEPQLTWELSCKWQVLGLFLLFNWVLITEQIRYSVVEESKLGTMVGEVAHDLGLTLADLSSRRLWLGSEESKRYFAINLDSGALMVNEKIDRETLCGDSSLCILPVQVVIENPLELFHLEVEILDLNDNSPNFITPWLVLRVAESAATGSQFPLKSAYDADVGTNAVSAYQLSPNPHFILDTKNVNDGKLLPELVLDQPLDREKQSEHQLILTAYDGGDPVLSGTSQLTIVVLDNNDNEPTFDLPVYKIHFLENIPVGSLIFKLNATDPDAGSNGEIQYFFGIQTSDSIQTLFGLDPQTGEIYIQGVVDFEESQFYELHIRARDKGIPQMEGHCVIQIEVEDENDHCPDILLTSLVNPLPENTPLETVVGLFSVRDQDSGDNGKVSLQIPTNLPFKIKSFENHFSLIAHAKLDRETVSQYTIKLTAQDSGIPPLTTDLTVLLNISDVNDNTPSFSQHFYNSFLKENNAPGSLLCTVSASDPDEGDNSRLTYSVAGNQVQDALLSSFIYINPDNGNIYAQHSFDYEMLQVLQILVTVQDAGTPILSSSVTVHLFILDQNDNAPVVLYPVTGQQLSALQRIPLLAPVGYVVTKVTAVDIDSGHNAWLSYSLLPQSTNASLFQIAPYTGEIRTVRSFQETDLLAQKILVLVKDHGKPPLSTTVTILVSLEEKASVESSESHEFLNNPKEKYDLTLYLIIALVVVSIVSLITLIVLSAKCFWKRKDKDFSYTTNNAPIEDLFKYSSPKLQLNSNGTLENVEVTLRAADSHSQPHKSRHSSGTDRSDFTFMRPVYSQPSTLTRKVDPFLSHISTLNHPKQIRYSVPEELTRGAFVGNLAKDLGMDVTKLAAANLQVLSDSDFQYFSVNVNTGIIIINDRIDREQLCGQNLRCFLHLKLAIENPVEFYRIEVEILDINDNAPEFSSSTIVLQIYELAALGARFPIPHAQDPDIGTNTLQTYHLSINENFSLNVKARTDGTKFPELVLEKTLDRERVAMHNLILTAEDGGTFPRSSTVQIAVHVLDANDNHPVFDKPTYNVRLVENSPPGTLVIKLNATDFDEGSNGQVRYSLSSHNSEALCRIFAIDNITGEIRVQGTLDFEEANIYEIEVEAKDMGSPTMEQHCSVIVEVTDVNDNVPEVILTSFSSSMSEDAPPGTVIAVIHVKDRDSGDQGKVQCDLSKNLPFKLRKDFEHQYSLLIGEQLDRENSSQYNITICAFDLGNPSLLQQTSFSITLADVNDNPPQFDRSFYEVIIEENNPVGVILLKVSATDADKDQNSQLSYIVLSSPGQELIEDLTSFISINPTNGEVFAESSFDYECTNHFQFQVEACDGGSPSLCNRVMVHIYLLDQNDNAPKVQFPFTGKDSVVQFRIPRSTMAKALITKIIAVDLDSGQNAWLSYHLKQATDLSLFSISLHSGEMRTLRIIQDLDNPTQELVIVVKDSGELSMSTSVTVIIFLEESTSEVYLGLSAHSVESERPPTLTLYLIICLAAISTIMLIALVALGARCLHCNALATSTIFGCCGGKASGLENVPDHMTGHYHYQLSPGDAMIGVQVATSGPPVKGYRSCFSPVSDISEFVFMKPNLTLRAASCSNLTEASFFHKPGMDSRQNLQWQLLLFLASVFSLPDLISMQIHYSIPEDQDPGSYVGNIAKDLGVDVRTLRARRLQLVSEGMRQYFQVNLADGMLLVNERLDREMLCKSSPRCSFPFQLVLENPLQLNRVEVEILDVNDNAPRFPNDTVSLEITEVANLGTRLRLEVAEDQDTGSNSIATYELSPNEHFALSINIRGDGVKIPEIVLEKLLDREKAATHHLILTALDSGNPVQSGTVQVTVHVLDANDNPPVCEPPVSKVYLEENIQVGTIVTKLNVTDLDEGPNGEVEYFFKSSSSVQLKLFDVFSLDSQTGEIKTKVLLDYEEANAYEIAIYIKDKGSPAMEGHCNIRVELVDVNDNSPEIMMTTLSSSVQEDAPIGTVIALIQAKDNDSEENGQVRLEIPRRVPFKLVSSFKGHYSLVTNGPLDREKTAGYSITIKATDSGIPQKSTEKNILIQVSDINDNAPTFSIPSYTAHVEENTSPGTLVFSVSACDPDVGVNSKLSYSIVDTGNHGLPISTYFHINQENGSIYTSRVLDYEQEKVFQVSVEVKDSGSPSLSSTSTLHLFIVDQNDNVPVIVHPEVPKGSSFHQSLLIPVEPGYLVTKVVAVDADSGHNAWVSYHLLHETNEVNAFKIEDHSGEIRQAQPNTDWRFSQAQRPGTSGSQNGDENGTWPNNQFDTEMLQAMILASANEAAAAAAANPDGNSTLGGGATAGTMGLSTRYGPQFTLQHVPDYRQNVYIPGSTATLSNSTNKRDGKPAASGGGNKKKSGKKEKK; this comes from the exons ATGGAGCCACAATTGACCTGGGAACTCTCTTGCAAATGGCAAGTACtgggcttatttttattattcaactgGGTGTTGATTACAGAACAGATCCGCTATTCTGTTGTGGAGGAATCAAAGCTGGGGACCATGGTGGGAGAGGTGGCACATGACCTGGGCTTAACACTGGCAGATCTTTCAAGTCGTAGGCTTTGGCTGGGCTCTGAGGAAAGTAAGAGGTACTTTGCAATTAACTTGGACAGTGGTGCTCTGATGGTGAATGAAAAGATAGATCGAGAGACTCTCTGTGGAGATAGCTCACTGTGCATCCTGCCTGTGCAAGTAGTAATTGAAAATCCCTTGGAACTCTTTCACCTGGAGGTAGAGATTCTGGATTTGAATGACAATTCACCCAATTTCATCACTCCCTGGCTTGTATTGAGGGTGGCAGAATCTGCTGCTACAGGATCACAGTTCCCACTCAAGAGTGCATATGATGCAGATGTTGGGACCAATGCAGTCAGTGCCTACCAGCTCAGTCCCAATCCTCATTTCATACTTGATACAAAGAATGTGAACGATGGCAAGCTTTTACCTGAACTGGTGCTAGACCAGCCTTTGGATAGAGAAAAGCAATCAGAACATCAGCTGATTTTGACTGCCTATGATGGAGGGGACCCTGTCCTGTCAGGAACAAGTCAGCTCACCATTGTGGTCCTTGACAATAATGATAATGAGCCAACATTTGATTTGCCTGTGTACAAGATACATTTCTTGGAAAACATTCCTGTAGGCTCTTTAATTTTTAAACTCAATGCAACTGATCCTGATGCAGGTTCTAATGgggaaatacagtatttttttggaATCCAGACATCAGATTCCATCCAGACATTGTTTGGTTTAGATCCCCAAACAGGTGAGATCTATATTCAAGGAGTTGTGGATTTCGAAGAATCCCAATTTTATGAACTTCACATAAGAGCCAGAGACAAGGGCATACCACAGATGGAAGGCCACTGTGTTATCCAAATAGAAGTTGAAGATGAAAATGATCATTGCCCAGATATTCTGCTTACCTCCTTGGTAAATCCACTGCCAGAAAATACACCTTTAGAAACAGTGGTGGGGCTTTTCAGTGTGCGAGATCAAGATTCAGGTGACAATGGAAAAGTAAGCTTGCAAATACCAACGAACTTACCCTTTAAAATTAAATCATTTGAAAATCATTTTTCCTTAATTGCACATGCAAAGCTGGATAGAGAAACAGTCTCTCAATATACTATAAAGCTCACTGCCCAAGACTCAGGAATTCCACCTCTAACTACAGATTTGACTGTCTTGTTGAACATTTCAGATGTCAATGATAATACACCATCCTTCTCTCAGCATTTCTACAACTCCTTCTTGAAAGAGAACAATGCACCTGGCTCTCTGTTGTGCACTGTATCTGCCTCTGATCCTGATGAGGGTGATAATTCCCGGCTCACTTACTCAGTGGCTGGAAATCAGGTCCAAGAtgctctcctttcttcttttatttatatcaACCCAGATAATGGGAATATATATGCCCAGCATTCTTTTGATTATGAAATGCTTCAAGTGTTGCAAATCCTTGTTACTGTGCAGGATGCTGGGACACCCATACTAAGCTCCAGTGTTACTGTTCATCTCTTCATATTGGATCAGAATGATAATGCTCCTGTTGTTTTGTATCCAGTGACTGGCCAGCAATTGTCAGCACTCCAGAGAATCCCTCTGTTGGCACCAGTAGGTTATGTCGTCACAAAAGTCACAGCAGTGGATATAGATTCTGGTCATAATGCCTGGCTGTCCTACTCCTTACTCCCCCAATCTACGAATGCCTCCCTGTTTCAAATAGCGCCATACACTGGGGAAATACGGACTGTTCGAAGCTTCCAAGAAACAGATCTTCTTGCACAGAAAATCCTTGTCCTTGTAAAGGATCATGGAAAGCCACCTTTGTCCACTACTGTTACAATCTTGGTCTCACTAGAGGAAAAAGCATCTGTGGAAAGTTCAGAGTCTCATGAGTTCTTAAATAATCCCAAAGAAAAATATGATTTGACACTGTATCTGATTATAGCTCTGGTGGTGGTTAGCATTGTCTCTCTCATTACTTTAATTGTCTTGTCTGCAAAAtgcttttggaaaagaaaagacaaagattTTTCTTACACCACGAACAATGCTCCTATCGAGGATCTTTTCAAATACTCCAGTCCTAAACTGCAACTCAACTCGAATGGTACCCTGGAAAACGTGGAAGTGACACTGAGAGCTGCAGACTCCCATAGCCAGCCCCATAAATCCAGGCATTCTTCAGGGACAGACAGAAGTGATTTCACCTTCATGAGGCCTGTGTATTCTCAGCCAAGTACCCTAACAAGGAAAGTTGATCCTTTTTTGTCCCATATTAGTACGCTGAATCATCCAAAGCAG ATCCGTTATTCTGTCCCTGAGGAACTTACTCGGGGAGCCTTTGTAGGAAATCTTGCTAAGGATTTAGGAATGGATGTAACAAAGCTTGCAGCTGCCAATCTGCAGGTGCTTTCCGATTCCGACTTCCAGTATTTCTCTGTGAATGTGAACACTGGAATCATAATAATCAATGACAGAATAGACAGAGAGCAGCTTTGTGGCCAGAACCTGCGATGTTTCTTGCATCTTAAACTTGCTATTGAAAACCCGGTGGAGTTCTATCGCATCGAAGTGGAGATTCTGGATATCAACGACAATGCTCCTGAATTCTCAAGTAGCACAATTGTTCTGCAGATCTATGAATTGGCTGCCCTGGGTGCCCGTTTCCCTATTCCACATGCACAGGATCCAGATATAGGAACAAATACTTTGCAAACTTATCACCTCAGCATCAATGAGAACTTCAGCCTTAATGTGAAGGCACGCACCGATGGCACCAAATTCCCAGAACTAGTTCTGGAGAAAACATTGGACAGAGAGCGAGTGGCTATGCACAATTTGATCTTGACAGCTGAAGATGGGGGCACATTCCCCAGATCTAGCACTGTGCAAATTGCTGTCCATGTTTTGGATGCTAATGATAATCATccagtttttgacaaacccactTACAATGTACGCTTGGTAGAAAACTCTCCTCCTGGGACACTGGTGATTAAACTGAATGCAACCGACTTTGATGAAGGGTCTAATGGACAGGTACGGTATTCCCTCAGCAGTCATAACTCTGAAGCTTTGTGCAGAATATTTGCTATTGATAATATCACAGGAGAAATCCGCGTTCAAGGGACTCTTGATTTTGAAGAGGCCAACATATATGAAATTGAAGTGGAAGCTAAGGACATGGGTTCCCCTACCATGGAACAGCATTGCAGTGTTATTGTAGAAGTGACAGATGTCAATGATAATGTCCCTGAAGTCATTCTCACATCTTTCTCCAGTTCCATGAGTGAAGATGCACCTCCTGGCACAGTAATTGCTGTGATACATGTCAAAGATAGAGACTCTGGGGATCAAGGGAAAGTCCAGTGTGATTTGTCAAAAAATCTTCCTTTTAAACTTCGGAAGGATTTTGAGCACCAGTATTCCTTGCTCATTGGTGAGCAACTGGATCGTGAGAATTCTTCTCAATACAATATCACTATCTGTGCCTTTGACTTAGGAAATCCATCTCTCTTGCAACAGACATCTTTCTCCATTACTCTGGCAGATGTTAATGATAATCCACCTCAGTTTGACAGGTCATTTTATGAGGTCATCATAGAAGAGAACAATCCAGTAGGAGTGATTCTCCTTAAGGTTTCTGCAACAGATGCAGATAAAGATCAGAATTCCCAGCTATCTTACATTGTTTTGTCCAGTCCAGGACAAGAACTGATTGAAGATCTCACTTCTTTCATCTCCATTAACCCAACAAATGGGGAAGTTTTTGCAGAGAGCTCTTTTGATTATGAGTGTACCAATCATTTTCAGTTTCAGGTGGAAGCTTGTGATGGTGGTTCTCCTTCTCTCTGCAACAGAGTTATGGTGCACATTTATCTACTAGATCAGAACGACAATGCACCAAAGGTTCAGTTTCCTTTTACTGGAAAAGATTCAGTTGTACAATTCAGGATCCCTCGATCTACTATGGCCAAAGCTTTAATCACAAAAATTATTGCTGTGGACTTGGATTCTGGGCAAAATGCTTGGCTCTCTTATCATCTAAAACAAGCCACAGATCTTAGTCTGTTTAGCATAAGTCTTCACAGTGGGGAAATGAGGACTCTGCGAATAATACAGGACCTAGACAATCCTACCCAGGAACTAGTCATAGTTGTCAAAGATTCAGGAGAACTTTCCATGTCTACCTCAGTTACTGTGATCATATTCCTGGAAGAGAGCACTTCTGAAGTGTATCTAGGGTTAAGTGCACACTCTGTGGAAAGTGAGAGACCGCCCACATTGACTTTATACCTTATTATCTGTTTGGCAGCAATTTCTACTATCATGTTGATTGCTTTGGTGGCCCTGGGAGCAAGATGTCTTCACTGTAATGCTCTTGCAACATCTACTATCTTTGGATGCTGTGGAGGTAAAGCTAGTGGACTTGAAAATGTCCCAGATCACATGACAGGACATTATCATTATCAGCTGAGCCCTGGAGATGCCATGATTGGAGTACAGGTAGCCACTTCAGGACCTCCAGTCAAAGGATacagatcttgcttttctcctGTATCAGATATCAGCGAGTTTGTGTTTATGAAACCTAATTTGACTCTTAGGGCAGCCTCTTGCAGCAATCTAACTGAAGCCAGCTTCTTTCATAAG CCAGGCATGGATAGCAGACAGAATTTGCAATGGCAGCTGCTGTTATTTTTAGCTTCAGTGTTTTCCCTGCCAGATCTCATCTCCATGCAGATTCACTATTCCATCCCAGAGGACCAGGATCCAGGCTCTTACGTGGGGAATATTGCCAAGGATCTGGGAGTGGATGTGCGGACTCTGCGTGCTCGTCGCTTGCAGCTGGTCAGTGAGGGAATGCGCCAATACTTCCAAGTGAACCTGGCAGACGGCATGTTACTCGTCAATGAGAGGTTAGATCGGGAAATGCTGTGTAAATCCAGCCCCAGGTGTTCTTTTCCTTTTCAGTTGGTGCTGGAGAATCCATTGCAACTTAACCGGGTGGAGGTGGAGATATTGGATGTGAATGACAATGCCCCCCGATTCCCAAATGACACTGTTTCTTTAGAAATCACTGAGGTTGCCAACCTAGGCACCCGATTACGGCTGGAAGTTGCAGAAGATCAAGACACTGGTTCCAATTCCATTGCAACCTATGAGCTCAGTCCAAATGAACATTTTGCTTTGAGTATCAATATCAGAGGAGATGGGGTCAAAATACCTGAAATTGTATTGGAAAAGCTTCTGGACAGGGAAAAAGCAGCTACCCATCATTTAATCTTGACTGCCCTAGATAGTGGAAATCCTGTTCAGTCAGGCACTGTTCAGGTAACAGTCCATGTTCTTGATGCAAATGATAACCCCCCAGTGTGTGAACCACCTGTATCAAAGGTTTATTTGGAGGAAAATATCCAGGTGGGGACTATTGTAACAAAACTCAATGTTACTGACTTAGATGAAGGACCTAATGGAGAAGTTGAATATTTCTTTAAATCCAGCAGCAGTGTACAGCTAAAACTCTTTGATGTGTTTAGTCTGGACTCTCAAACGGGGGAAATCAAGACAaaagttttattggattatgaAGAAGCCAATGCATATGAAATAGCCATCTACATTAAAGACAAGGGATCCCCTGCTATGGAAGGTCATTGCAATATTAGAGTAGAACTTGTTGATGTTAATGACAACAGTCCAGAGATTATGATGACCACTCTTTCTAGCTCAGTACAAGAAGATGCACCCATAGGAACAGTCATTGCACTTATCCAAGCAAAGGACAATGATTCTGAGGAAAATGGGCAAGTCCGCTTAGAGATTCCAAGACGTGTACCATTTAAATTGGTGTCTTCATTTAAAGGACATTATTCACTAGTGACTAATGGCCCACTTGATCGAGAGAAGACTGCTGGATACAGTATCACAATTAAAGCAACAGATTCTGGAATACCTCAAAAGTCAActgagaaaaatatattaattcaagTTTCAGATATCAATGACAATGCACCCACTTTCTCCATCCCTTCCTACACTGCCCATGTAGAGGAAAATACATCTCCTGGAACTCTAGTCTTTTCTGTGTCGGCCTGTGATCCAGATGTAGGTGTCAATTCCAAGCTATCTTATTCCATTGTGGATACCGGAAATCACGGCTTGCCCATCTCAACCTATTTCCACATCAATCAAGAGAATGGCAGTATTTACACATCCAGGGTTCTAGATTATGAGCAAGAAAAAGTATTTCAAGTTTCAGTAGAGGTGAAAGATTCAGGTTCCCCATCGCTAAGCAGCACAAGCACTCTTCATCTGTTCATAGTGGATCAAAATGATAATGTACCTGTAATTGTACACCCAGAAGTTCCCAAAGGTTCTTCCTTTCATCAATCACTTCTAATCCCAGTGGAACCTGGATATCTGGTGACTAAAGTAGTGGCTGTGGATGCTGACAGTGGCCATAATGCATGGGTTTCGTACCATTTGCTCCATGAGACAAATGAGGTGAATGCTTTCAAAATAGAAGACCACTCAGGAGAGATCCGT caagCACAACCTAACACAGACTGGCGCTTTTCTCAGGCTCAGAGACCAGGAACTAGTGG atcTCAGAATGGAGATGAAAATGGAACTTGGCCAAACAATCAGTTTGATACTGAAATGCTTCAGGCTATGATTTTAGCATCAGCAAATG